gaagagaggaagggaaagaaaataaaaaaggatggtAGTGAATTTGACAAACCTATTTGCATTTAGATTACTGAAAAATCAGTGGGTATATTAAGAGTTTAAATCAGTTTGCATAAATccaaactatatataaatatttatctctCAAACACATTCTAAGGTATAGTAATTGTTTTCAATATGACTCAAACAATATTAATTAAAGCACAGTTaagaccaattccttgaaagcagACTTAATTTTTAGCAGACTATTTGAAGATAAAGGGTTAAACACTttaactaataattttaaaataaatcatttatgacagtggaatatattaaaataattatatatttgtataagtttgtacttttaaaacatttgtataCCATATAATATCCTAACAATAATCTTGTGAAGAAGTCTGGGGagcattattatcaccatttaatTAATAGGAAAATTGAGACCCAGGAATGATAAATAAATTACCTTATGGTAAATAGTTAATGACAGAGTCGGAACCCAAGTCTCCTTACTCCTGGTCCTATTCTCTATCCTTTGAGCAATAGTGCCTCCCTAAATCATTTGTGTTTTCATGTAGGAGTTAAATCTTCATTAGACATTTTAATGTATGTTGCCTTAATGAGTTTTTTTTATATTACAGGAATATATTGCACTCTTCTGTTTAGAAACCTTGTCTAATAAAATGCTTGGAGAAGCCTTCCTAATTGAACTACTATACAAAGAACCACTTACATGTAAGATAACCTCAAATGATGAAAAGGAAACTTGGAAAAAGCAGCTTTTAGATATAGAAGACAATTCACTTTCCCctgataaaatggaaaatcaaaataaggtcatGAAAGAAAGTTTAACAGAGCaaagtaatgataaaaataaaataaaatctgtggaTGAGGTAACTGTAGCAAAATGCAAAAGTGCATCCCTTCCAGGAAATGTGTCTGCTGTGTTGCCCATTCCAAAGAGAGAACATGATGAAAAACAACTAGATTTATACCGATCTTGTTCATGTACAAGTATCTGCCAGAATTATCCAGACCTAAAGATTGGAGGAGACCACGTGGGTAACATGTATGATTCCGGCTGCTTTGTGGAATACATACGTGATGATGCTTTTAATGGTCCTCTTTTACTTTCAGTAGATGTACCATTGGGTCATTCTCCCATCAGTGAACCTCTAGAGAAACTACCTGCCTCAAAGCTTTTGAATGGGGATGAAATTCGAGAAAAAAGTATGTTGTTTCATAAGCAGCCCCTCTCTAATTCTATGCTTAATagttatatggaaaaaaaagtgGACGAACTCTACAAAGAGTTTTTGGAAGAAAATCTCACTAGGTGCTGCTCCATAACCAATCTTATGGCTTCTAATTTGTTAATGAATAATGTAAATCAGATTAGCCTTCAAATCTCTCAAGAACAGAACATAGAGTCATCGAAAGCTCGGGAAGTTCTCTTACATTCTTTAGCAAGATGTAATCTCTGTAACATTTCCCATGGAAATAGTTCTGAATTTAGCACTCCTAACTTACAAATTTCAAACCAGAGAAGTAGGGAACTTGTATCACATCTACAGTAAGAACCAACTGTAGGTTGGTTGGACTAGCTTATGAGACTGGAGTAACAGCAGTCTTCTCTGGCTTATTGTGTCACATCAGACCCCTTTGTGGTGTGGTTATTACATTTTTCGAGAAATTATTTGACCAATGGTACATCTGAATTCTTGTAGATGACAATTTAAATGATTGAGTTTTATGACcgtatttttaattgttttgataTCTTTAATGGTTGCTACATTCAAGTTTGTATATTCCATACATGCTTATCTAATTGCCACCAGCATCCCAAATTGATTACCTCACTCTCATTCATCAGATTTATTTACCacaaaagtggttaaaaaaaagtgagatgaGGAGAGAATTATTGCTCTCAGACACTGAAAAGACAATAGAAACTGTATCAGACAGGGACATTTATTTCTCCACAAAACTGTTTAAAGACATATGAGTAGTgcttaaatatctttctttttattttcaacatacaGAATCTTTCACACTGACAATCAGAAATTCTTCAAACAAAAGTTGgatttaaatgatatttgaaagaaatgtGGAAGGAGGGCTTAAGGAAAAATGGAGAATTTGCCATTAAGATTTGCAGTTGAACTTGATGCTTTTGAACTTTCTTGGGACAAGCATCAACTATTATATATCACTCTGTCATGCATGGTGGTTTTCAGCgatgggaggaaggaaagcatATACATAGAATGAACAAAGTGCATAGAGAACCACCATCTAGGAATGAAGAGGATCTCCTGGCAATATTTACACTTCTCAGATTATCCTCAATCAAG
This window of the Physeter macrocephalus isolate SW-GA chromosome 21, ASM283717v5, whole genome shotgun sequence genome carries:
- the LOC102984615 gene encoding TLR adapter interacting with SLC15A4 on the lysosome-like, which translates into the protein MLGEAFLIELLYKEPLTCKITSNDEKETWKKQLLDIEDNSLSPDKMENQNKVMKESLTEQSNDKNKIKSVDEVTVAKCKSASLPGNVSAVLPIPKREHDEKQLDLYRSCSCTSICQNYPDLKIGGDHVGNMYDSGCFVEYIRDDAFNGPLLLSVDVPLGHSPISEPLEKLPASKLLNGDEIREKSMLFHKQPLSNSMLNSYMEKKVDELYKEFLEENLTRCCSITNLMASNLLMNNVNQISLQISQEQNIESSKAREVLLHSLARCNLCNISHGNSSEFSTPNLQISNQRSRELVSHLQ